One stretch of Echeneis naucrates chromosome 11, fEcheNa1.1, whole genome shotgun sequence DNA includes these proteins:
- the LOC115051322 gene encoding secretagogin-like: MDRLLECLDAAAFLQIWQHFDVGDDGSIEGNQIDDFFQHMLEKLGVKREDVTKDRIRTLRDRFVSAGDAAADGRLQIQELAAMMLPEEENFLLLFRREAPLDNSVEFMRIWRNYDSDSSGYISAVELKGFLQDLFLQHRKSVTPEKLEDYTDSMMKMFDKNKDGRLDLNDLARILALKENFLLKFKMDACSLEDRRRDFEKIFAHYDVSQTGELEGPEVDGFVKDMMELVKPSISGTDLDKFRKALMGHCDINGDGKIQKNELALCLGLKLS; encoded by the exons ATGGACCGCCTGTTGGAGTGTCTGGATGCTGCAGCTTTTTTACAGATCTGGCAACATTTTGACGTTGGTG ATGACGGCTCGATCGAGGGAAATCAGATAGATGACTTCTTCCAACACATGCTGGAAAAACTGGGGGTGAAG AGGGAGGACGTCACCAAGGACAGAATCAGGACACTCAGGGACAGATTTGTCTCTGCTGGTGACGCTGCGGCTGATGGACGTCTGCAGATCCAGGAG CTGGCCGCCATGATGCTGCCTGAGGAAGAGAACTTCCTGCTTCTGTTCCGCCGTGAGGCGCCGCTGGACAACAGCGTGGAATTCATGAGG ATCTGGAGAAACTATGACTCCGACAGCAGCGGCTACATCTCAGCCGTCGAGCTCAAG GGCTTCCTTCAGGACTTGTTCCTCCAGCACAGGAAGTCCGTCACTCCTGAGAAGTTGGAGGATTACACCGACAGCATG ATGAAGatgtttgacaaaaacaaagatggccgaCTGGATCTAAACGACCTGGCCAG AATTTTGGCTCTGAAAGAAAACTTCTTACTGAAGTTTAAAATGGAC GCCTGCAGTCTGGAGGACCGGAGGAGAGACTTCGAGAAGATATTTGCTCATTATGATGTT AGCCAGACCGGTGAACTGGAGGGTCCAGAGGTGGATGGATTTGTGAAGGACATGATGGAGCTggtgaag cCCAGCATCAGCGGGACGGACCTGGACAAGTTCAGAAAAGCCCTGATGGGTCACTGCGACATCAACGGGGACGGAAAGATCCAGAAGAACGAGCTGGCTCTCTGCCTCGGCCTCAAACTCAGCTAA